A window from Ignavibacteriota bacterium encodes these proteins:
- a CDS encoding adenine phosphoribosyltransferase encodes MELEKLIRDVPNYPKEGIIFKDITTLLKDKEAFQITLNLLYDLSKDKGITKVVGIESRGFIFGGALANKLNAGFIPIRKPGKLPAEKINEKYSLEYGIDSIEIHKDALDKNDIVLLHDDLLATGGTMKAACSLVERLGAKVEQISFIIELDFLNGKDLLKNYDVNSLIHY; translated from the coding sequence ATGGAGTTAGAAAAATTAATTAGAGATGTACCAAATTATCCCAAAGAGGGAATAATCTTCAAAGATATTACAACATTGTTAAAAGACAAGGAAGCATTTCAAATTACTCTAAATCTTTTATACGATTTATCAAAAGATAAGGGAATTACAAAAGTTGTTGGAATTGAATCTCGCGGATTTATTTTTGGCGGCGCACTTGCAAATAAATTAAATGCCGGATTTATTCCAATAAGAAAACCGGGAAAACTTCCCGCAGAAAAAATTAATGAAAAATATTCGCTTGAATATGGAATAGATTCAATTGAAATTCATAAAGATGCTTTAGATAAAAATGATATTGTATTATTGCATGATGATCTTTTGGCAACTGGTGGAACAATGAAAGCCGCTTGTAGTTTGGTTGAAAGGCTTGGTGCCAAAGTCGAACAAATTTCTTTTATAATTGAATTGGATTTTTTAAATGGAAAAGATTTATTAAAAAACTATGATGTAAATTCTTTAATTCATTATTAA
- a CDS encoding CPBP family intramembrane metalloprotease → MKKIIIDEFLFIKNEFKILDKKVVTIFLSSIILFTISWYFSTPKFFTQQFQFYKNNFLSNEIYSFMFWFLLDTLLFLIIPILIIKFIFKEDLFKYGLTLKNYSVGFQISGISILIFLPIMFLLTQSENFVEYFPLMQSAKDDILIFIIYEIGFIVFIFSWEFIFRGFLLFGLEEKFGVYSIFIQMIPFVILHNGKPFIETFASIFGGIFLGYLAIRFRSIWYGFLIHSLILIILDLISFLKNL, encoded by the coding sequence ATGAAAAAAATAATTATTGATGAATTTCTTTTCATAAAAAATGAATTCAAAATATTAGATAAAAAAGTTGTTACAATATTTCTCAGTTCAATAATTCTATTTACAATTAGCTGGTATTTTTCAACACCCAAATTTTTTACTCAACAATTTCAATTCTACAAAAATAATTTTCTCTCCAACGAAATTTACTCATTTATGTTTTGGTTTTTGTTGGATACATTACTTTTTTTAATCATTCCAATTCTTATCATAAAATTTATTTTCAAAGAAGATTTATTTAAATATGGATTAACACTCAAAAATTATTCAGTTGGATTTCAAATTTCCGGAATCTCAATTTTGATTTTCCTTCCCATAATGTTTTTACTAACACAATCAGAAAATTTTGTTGAGTATTTTCCACTTATGCAAAGTGCGAAAGATGATATCTTAATTTTCATTATTTATGAAATTGGATTTATTGTATTTATTTTTTCATGGGAATTTATTTTTAGAGGATTTTTGCTTTTTGGATTGGAAGAAAAATTTGGAGTTTACTCGATATTTATTCAGATGATTCCGTTTGTAATTTTACATAACGGAAAACCTTTTATTGAAACTTTTGCATCAATTTTTGGTGGAATATTTTTAGGATATTTAGCAATAAGATTTCGATCAATCTGGTATGGATTTTTAATCCACAGTTTAATTTTGATAATTCTGGATTTAATTTCATTCTTAAAGAATTTGTAA
- a CDS encoding pyridoxine 5'-phosphate synthase, producing the protein MMKFSLNVDHVAFLRNARGEENPDPVTFALMAELYGVDGIVVHLREDRRHINERDLRLMREQLKTKLDLEMAAVKEIIDIACDVQPDLVTLVPEKRQELTTEGGLNVIDNIELIRNTIDRLHEVDIPVSLFVEPDLNQIDAASEINADVIEIHTGVYANAKVEEDIFDELERIRQAAKHAKKLGLGVNAGHGLNYNNMKEFMLIENIDEVSIGQAVIARSIFVGIEKAIAEMLTLIKNK; encoded by the coding sequence ATTATGAAATTTTCATTAAATGTTGATCATGTTGCTTTTTTAAGAAATGCCCGCGGTGAAGAAAATCCGGATCCGGTAACATTTGCACTAATGGCTGAACTTTATGGCGTGGATGGAATTGTTGTTCACCTTAGAGAAGACAGAAGACATATCAATGAACGCGATTTAAGATTGATGCGAGAACAACTAAAAACAAAACTCGATCTTGAAATGGCTGCTGTAAAAGAAATAATTGATATTGCTTGCGATGTTCAACCGGATTTAGTAACACTCGTTCCGGAAAAAAGACAAGAACTTACAACCGAAGGCGGATTGAATGTAATTGATAATATTGAACTAATTAGAAATACAATTGATCGTTTGCACGAAGTTGATATTCCCGTTTCGCTTTTTGTTGAACCGGACTTAAATCAAATTGATGCTGCTTCTGAAATAAATGCAGATGTAATTGAAATTCATACCGGAGTTTATGCAAACGCAAAAGTTGAAGAAGACATTTTTGATGAATTGGAAAGAATTAGACAAGCAGCAAAACATGCGAAAAAATTGGGACTCGGAGTAAACGCTGGTCACGGTTTAAATTACAACAATATGAAAGAATTTATGCTGATTGAAAATATAGATGAAGTAAGCATTGGACAAGCTGTAATTGCCCGATCGATATTTGTCGGAATTGAAAAAGCGATTGCAGAAATGTTGACATTAATTAAAAATAAATAA
- a CDS encoding TIGR02757 family protein, producing MNSLKRKLEYHYQKFDANQIYPDPIIFPRKFRLESDIEISAFISSIFAYGTVTQIINSLEKIHSLIGNSPTDYFQNFDKKKHQNFFKTFKHRFYSGEDVIKLFQIIQYILKEYESIKHLFLLYYFDQDKNIKNSLSFFSKNLIEISERISPTTKSVRFMFSDPFSGSACKRMNLYLRWMVRSDEIDFGIWKAVKKKQLVIPVDTHIAKLSKSLGLTKHENVSWQMAEDITENLKKFDSEDPVKYDFAICHIGMRKLEF from the coding sequence TTGAATTCCTTAAAACGAAAATTAGAATACCATTATCAAAAGTTTGATGCAAACCAAATTTATCCGGATCCAATAATTTTTCCGCGGAAATTTAGACTTGAATCTGATATTGAAATTTCAGCATTTATTTCAAGCATTTTTGCATACGGAACTGTTACACAAATAATTAATTCGTTAGAAAAAATTCATTCATTAATCGGTAATTCACCTACAGATTATTTTCAAAATTTTGATAAAAAGAAACACCAAAATTTCTTTAAAACTTTCAAACATAGATTTTATTCTGGTGAAGATGTAATTAAACTTTTTCAAATAATTCAATACATCTTAAAAGAATACGAATCGATTAAACATCTTTTTTTACTTTACTACTTCGATCAAGATAAAAACATTAAAAATTCATTATCATTTTTCTCTAAAAATTTAATTGAAATTTCAGAGAGAATTTCACCAACAACAAAAAGTGTAAGATTTATGTTTTCGGATCCATTTTCCGGAAGTGCATGCAAAAGGATGAATTTATATTTACGTTGGATGGTTAGAAGTGATGAAATAGATTTTGGAATTTGGAAAGCCGTAAAAAAAAAACAGCTTGTAATTCCGGTTGATACTCATATAGCAAAATTGAGTAAAAGTTTAGGATTAACTAAACACGAGAATGTTTCTTGGCAAATGGCAGAGGATATTACAGAAAATTTAAAAAAATTTGATTCGGAAGATCCAGTGAAATATGATTTTGCAATTTGTCATATTGGAATGAGAAAACTGGAATTTTAA